In a single window of the Tribolium castaneum strain GA2 chromosome 8, icTriCast1.1, whole genome shotgun sequence genome:
- the LOC107398398 gene encoding uncharacterized protein LOC107398398 isoform X4, giving the protein MKICLWLIPLGVFTTTMAQYFRGGRRHEIFTSPPFFPYPDYDPARYDIIGDIPPFYSRKSDLFSRDGRSFTSPPFYSNPDKNYGYSKNRRVRDLNSPPINPRKADRKGHARTITPPFYSYPDRENNYGFRGFGLNMPPIFPRKVLSDDKPATAKPRASGTPAAGGKETAPK; this is encoded by the exons atgaaaatttgtctCTGGCTTATACCACTTGGTGTTTTCACCACAACTATGGCCCAGTACTTT CGTGGCGGCAGAAGACATGAGATATTCACCTCGCCACCATTTTTTCCGTATCCTGAT TACGACCCCGCCAGATACGACATTATTGGGGACATACCACCGTTCTATTCCCGAAAA AGTGACCTGTTTTCCCGTGATGGCCGTAGTTTTACCTCCCCTCCATTTTACTCGAATCCCGACAAAAAC TATGGTTACTCCAAAAACAGGCGCGTTCGTGATTTGAACTCGCCGCCAATTAATCCCCGAAAAGcc GATCGCAAAGGCCATGCTCGTACCATCACGCCACCGTTCTACTCATATCCTGACCGCGAAAATAAC tatGGCTTTCGTGGCTTTGGTTTGAACATGCCGCCGATTTTCCCTCGAAAAGTC CTTTCTGACGATAAACCTGCTACTGCTAAGCCCAGAGCAAGTGGTACACCAGCAGCTGGAGGAAAAGAAACTGcaccaaaataa
- the LOC655293 gene encoding circumsporozoite protein — protein sequence MKIYLCFVLLCVGMALGDYGGYGERGLGFDKAPINARQAPGGDNAGGSDKEPAKARKADAPPAKAPAAAATGAAAAAASGAPAAGAAPAGAAPGAAAAAGAKTDAGAKSAASPKPAAGAKPAADAKPAADAKPAAAAAAATPK from the exons ATGAAGATCTATCTCTGCTTTGTGCTTCTCTGCGTCGGCATGGCCCTT GGTGATTATGGGGGTTATGGTGAGCGAGGCCTTGGTTTTGACAAGGCACCAATCAATGCCCGACAAGCTCCC GGTGGTGATAATGCCGGTGGTTCAGACAAAGAACCAGCCAAAGCCCGAAAAGCCGACGCT CCTCCTGCTAAAGCACCAGCAGCTGCTGCTACTGGTGCTGCTGCAGCTGCTGCGTCTGGTGCTCCTGCTGCTGGTGCTGCTCCTGCTGGTGCTGCTCCTggtgctgctgctgctgccgGTGCTAAAACCGATGCTGGTGCTAAATCTGCAGCTAGTCCTAAACCTGCAGCTGGTGCTAAACCTGCAGCTGATGCTAAACCTGCAGCTGATGCTAAACCTGCAGCTGCCGCTGCAGCAGCAACACCGAAATAA
- the LOC103313755 gene encoding uncharacterized protein LOC103313755, which yields MKICFCFLLLGVVTTTIAQKHNHVGFLDYAYTYDKKNYPDLEKHSCRMADDVFYRSLNTKSPLIHALRSLPDAKPVASDKLTAAAQPAANAKPAADGKAPAPK from the exons atgaaaatttgtttctgcTTTCTACTACTTGGTGTTGTCACCACAACCATAGCCCAGAAGCACAACCATGTCGGGTTTCTT gACTATGCCTATACGTACGACAAGAAAAACTACCCTGATCTAGAGAAGCATTCGTGCCGAATGGCC GATGACGTCTTCTATCGCAGTCTCAATACAAAGTCGCCGCTAATCCATGCCCTAAGATCT CTGCCTGATGCTAAACCAGTTGCAAGTGATAAACTAACAGCTGCCGCGCAACCTGCAGCTAACGCTAAACCCGCAGCTGACGGAAAAGCACCTGCaccgaaataa
- the LOC107398398 gene encoding uncharacterized protein LOC107398398 isoform X3 — MKFCLCFLLLGVFTTTMAQYFGGNRGHEAFTSPPYNPYSDDGQDHFFPRKARGGRRHEIFTSPPFFPYPDYDPARYDIIGDIPPFYSRKSDLFSRDGRSFTSPPFYSNPDKNYGYSKNRRVRDLNSPPINPRKADRKGHARTITPPFYSYPDRENNYGFRGFGLNMPPIFPRKVLSDD; from the exons atgaagttttgtCTCTGCTTTCTACTACTTGGTGTTTTCACCACAACTATGGCCCAGTACTTT GGTGGCAACAGAGGGCATGAAGCATTTACTTCGCCACCATACAACCCCTATTCTGAT GATGGCCAAGACCATTTCTTTCCCCGAAAAGCC CGTGGCGGCAGAAGACATGAGATATTCACCTCGCCACCATTTTTTCCGTATCCTGAT TACGACCCCGCCAGATACGACATTATTGGGGACATACCACCGTTCTATTCCCGAAAA AGTGACCTGTTTTCCCGTGATGGCCGTAGTTTTACCTCCCCTCCATTTTACTCGAATCCCGACAAAAAC TATGGTTACTCCAAAAACAGGCGCGTTCGTGATTTGAACTCGCCGCCAATTAATCCCCGAAAAGcc GATCGCAAAGGCCATGCTCGTACCATCACGCCACCGTTCTACTCATATCCTGACCGCGAAAATAAC tatGGCTTTCGTGGCTTTGGTTTGAACATGCCGCCGATTTTCCCTCGAAAAGTC CTTTCTGACGATTAA
- the LOC107398398 gene encoding uncharacterized protein LOC107398398 isoform X1 produces MKFCLCFLLLGVFTTTMAQYFGGNRGHEAFTSPPYNPYSDDGQDHFFPRKARGGRRHEIFTSPPFFPYPDYDPARYDIIGDIPPFYSRKSDLFSRDGRSFTSPPFYSNPDKNYGYSKNRRVRDLNSPPINPRKADRKGHARTITPPFYSYPDRENNYGFRGFGLNMPPIFPRKVLSDDKPATAKPRASGTPAAGGKETAPK; encoded by the exons atgaagttttgtCTCTGCTTTCTACTACTTGGTGTTTTCACCACAACTATGGCCCAGTACTTT GGTGGCAACAGAGGGCATGAAGCATTTACTTCGCCACCATACAACCCCTATTCTGAT GATGGCCAAGACCATTTCTTTCCCCGAAAAGCC CGTGGCGGCAGAAGACATGAGATATTCACCTCGCCACCATTTTTTCCGTATCCTGAT TACGACCCCGCCAGATACGACATTATTGGGGACATACCACCGTTCTATTCCCGAAAA AGTGACCTGTTTTCCCGTGATGGCCGTAGTTTTACCTCCCCTCCATTTTACTCGAATCCCGACAAAAAC TATGGTTACTCCAAAAACAGGCGCGTTCGTGATTTGAACTCGCCGCCAATTAATCCCCGAAAAGcc GATCGCAAAGGCCATGCTCGTACCATCACGCCACCGTTCTACTCATATCCTGACCGCGAAAATAAC tatGGCTTTCGTGGCTTTGGTTTGAACATGCCGCCGATTTTCCCTCGAAAAGTC CTTTCTGACGATAAACCTGCTACTGCTAAGCCCAGAGCAAGTGGTACACCAGCAGCTGGAGGAAAAGAAACTGcaccaaaataa
- the LOC107398398 gene encoding uncharacterized protein LOC107398398 isoform X2 yields MKFCLCFLLLGVFTTTMAQYFGGNRGHEAFTSPPYNPYSDDGQDHFFPRKARGGRRHEIFTSPPFFPYPDYDPARYDIIGDIPPFYSRKSDLFSRDGRSFTSPPFYSNPDKNYGYSKNRRVRDLNSPPINPRKADRKGHARTITPPFYSYPDRENNYGFRGFGLNMPPIFPRKVLQLSDD; encoded by the exons atgaagttttgtCTCTGCTTTCTACTACTTGGTGTTTTCACCACAACTATGGCCCAGTACTTT GGTGGCAACAGAGGGCATGAAGCATTTACTTCGCCACCATACAACCCCTATTCTGAT GATGGCCAAGACCATTTCTTTCCCCGAAAAGCC CGTGGCGGCAGAAGACATGAGATATTCACCTCGCCACCATTTTTTCCGTATCCTGAT TACGACCCCGCCAGATACGACATTATTGGGGACATACCACCGTTCTATTCCCGAAAA AGTGACCTGTTTTCCCGTGATGGCCGTAGTTTTACCTCCCCTCCATTTTACTCGAATCCCGACAAAAAC TATGGTTACTCCAAAAACAGGCGCGTTCGTGATTTGAACTCGCCGCCAATTAATCCCCGAAAAGcc GATCGCAAAGGCCATGCTCGTACCATCACGCCACCGTTCTACTCATATCCTGACCGCGAAAATAAC tatGGCTTTCGTGGCTTTGGTTTGAACATGCCGCCGATTTTCCCTCGAAAAGTC ttACAGCTTTCTGACGATTAA
- the LOC107398397 gene encoding uncharacterized protein LOC107398397: MRWNLILLIFGVCIFAINANDETYKKQGSSLKLNIDLLASFSLLAGLLLRGKTKGDLNFGEEEKKMSELVQPGIRDHAFRARLLDDKKLDINHLKKVMEKWSKDDINTVAKLIEKFFTGLQQVVDKVSRDQLNSH, from the exons ATGAGGTGGAATCTTATCCTTCTGATATTCGGAGTCTGCATCTTTGCCATAAATGCCAACGATGAg ACTTACAAAAAACAAGGATCATCG CTTAAACTAAACATAGATCTGCTAGCTTCATTTAGCTTACTCGCCGGTCTTTTACTCCGAGGCAAAACTAAAGGTGATCTAAATTTTggtgaagaagaaaaaaaaat GTCTGAACTTGTTCAACCTGGGATACGTGACCACGCATTTAGA GCAAGACTTTTAGATGATAAGAAg ttagaTATTAATCATCTAAAAAAAGTAAT gGAAAAGTGGAGTAAAGATGATATTAATACTGTGGCAAAACTAATAGA gaaGTTTTTCACTGGACTTCAACAAGTGGTAGATAAAGTGTC aCGTGATCAGCTGAACAGTCACTAA
- the LOC103313767 gene encoding uncharacterized protein LOC103313767 — protein MKITLSLILLVVCTLAKGLALPQELLDATGEVFSPRKDENILGLKATREQLGEEKYKKVLDLLRAYLNGLKDLPKIDFGNLSEMGKLEKALGNKDVKHVIMLLKDFIVGVQELQGNAGEIATPTVGGNPATDSKST, from the exons atgaagattACTCTTAGTCTTATACTTCTCGTTGTTTGCACCTTAGCCAAAGGCTTGGCCTTA CCGCAAGAACTTCTTGACGCGACAGGGGAGGTATTTAGTCCTCGAAAAGAC GAAAATATACTC GGACTAAAAGCTACAAGAGAACAACT aggagaagaaaaatataaaaaagtactTGACTTGTTGAG AGCATATCTTAACGGACTGAAGGACTTACCGAAGATAGATTTTGGTAACCTATCT GAAATGGGCAAGTTGGAGAAAGCTCT aGGGAATAAAGACGTTAAACATGTAATAATGCTACTAAA GGACTTTATTGTCGGAGTGCAAGAATTACAAGGAAATGCAGG agaaaTTGCAACACCTACTGTTGGTGGAAATCCAGCAACTGATTCTAAATCAACTTaa
- the LOC103313769 gene encoding uncharacterized protein LOC103313769 — protein sequence MKIWLSFVLLGVCTTALPFPQKNGDALGPKDSKLQIGAEQYKKLLGHMKDFVSSLQNLPKIELDDLSDIDKLEKTLENKDIKRITELLRNFILGVQKLRAHAEGASDAKPAANAKAAADAKPAEVPK from the exons ATGAAGATCTGGCTTAGTTTTGTACTACTTGGGGTTTGCACCACAGCCTTACCATTTCCCCAAAAAAAT GGAGATGCGCTT GGACCAAAAGATTCAAAACTCCAAAT agGAGCAGAACAGTATAAGAAATTACTTGGTCATATGAA GGACTTTGTTTCTTCGTTGCAAAATCTACCGAAGATTGAACTTGATGACCTAAGT GATATAGATAAGTTGGAGAAAACTTT agaGAATAAAGATATTAAACGTATAACAGAGCTGTTAAG GAACTTTATCCTGGGTGTGCAAAAATTACGTGCCCATGCAGA gGGAGCTTCTGATGCTAAACCAGCTGCTAATGCTAAAGCAGCAGCTGATGCTAAGCCAGCCGAAgtaccaaaataa